The following nucleotide sequence is from Bacteroidota bacterium.
TTTTTCAATTTCATAACAGTAGTTTTTGTTTTTTTTAAATAATTTATAAATAGGATGATGGTATTATTTTTTTGTATTCATCAATTTGTAAAACAGAATCCTTATCCTTTTCATTTTCCAAACAGTCTTGAAAATCGGCATAGGAATACCAAATTTCCCTGTTATAAAAAGAGAGGAAGTGATGAGTTTCTGTGTTATAAAAAGCAAATGCTCTTTTATCTTCCATTAACTTATCAGATAAATCAATAAATTTTATCATCCTGAACAGTTTTGATTTCAGCTATTGCATTTATTATTCCAACTCATGGAAATGCCCTTAAATCACCAATAACATAGAAAACAGCTTGTTTTGGAGGATAATCCAATCCACAACTGTAGAAATAAATACACGAACAGAGATTATAATTAATAATAATGAAGCTTATCAAAGCGTACTTTTATTGTATATAACATTCGGGTTATCCGATAAGCTATAAATGATCAAAATCAAATTTATACTACCCGGTTAAAATTTTTGGATAAACCCAAGGCTGACAGCAGTATTATTATTTTCTAACGGAACACTATATAGATTCCAGCTAGAAAGGTTTTCCGCTTTATTTTTATTGTCAATTAAATTCCAGGCACCTAACATCATTGTTGCAGTTCCTAGCCCGATATTTACCATGGAAAGTGCCTTTTGACTTTCATTAGTAGACCCGATGCCAAAGTCCTGGGGAAGCATTAAAGTGCCAAAGGCTACCTGACAAGTACCCGAAATAAGACCAATAACCGGAACAATTTTGTTATCAGAGCCCATTCCAATTTGCATCGCATTTATCGCACTTAGTGTAATATTTACACCACTGAATATTGAAGATGATATCCCGTATTCTGGGGATATATAGTTGGAGCTATAATAATATATCGGATTACCATAGGTAGGCTGAATGGTTGCACATTCTTCTTTAGTAAGTCCGCTTTGGGCAATCCAGTTGTCGACAATTTCATCTTGCATTGTCAACAGTTCATTGTATTTGAATTTTTCATTTATTTGTTCGGCGACATCTCTTCCTGCAGTTTGTTCTATTAAATATCCTACGGCACAAATGGTTCCGTCCTTATCAATAAAACAAGGTTTGCGTTGATCTGCATAGTCATAATTTTTGGGGAAAATCCCTTTGGTCCAGTAATCATGAAGAAGATCCAAAAGCATTGTTCTGTTTTCCTGTTGTTCGGGAGAAAGATGAGAGACATCTTTATTACGCAGAAGTTCTTCCGCATAAGCGAGATGTGTAACTATACGAAGCTGATTGTCCGTTGTTTCATCAGGCGCATATCCAAATTTGGAGATAAAACTTTCGTCTCCAATAATAGGATTAACGGTTTGTGGATTGCTGAATTGTGTGTGGTTGAAACTCAAAAGTACGACTGTGATCAGCAGAAGAAAAACAGGAGCAATATATTTCATAAGATATAATTTAAAATGTATTAAAATGAATATAGACCCAAACTATAATTTTATTATTTTAAAATAAAACGTCAATTCATGCACATGAAATCTATGGAATGAAACGAGCCTTCAGTAATAACGATGTATAAATATACAAAATTATTTAGATTTGAATTTCTTCCCATTAATGATTGCCAACCTGTGAGGACGGTCACCAAAATGATTCCTCAAATAAAAATGCATCAATTAGTGAGATCTGACACGTAGAATTTTATAAAGACCTAAACAGCTTTCGTACGAAATAATATATATTTCAGGTTCACCATTTTTATCAATATCAAATTCAAACAGTTGAATATTTTTAAGACCATTGATATTCAATTGTTTACTTTTATATTCAATATTAACGGGATTATTTCCCGTGTCGTCGCACTGGAGTTCCTGACGGCTTACAGTTATTAAAAAGTTGGATATAGAAATTTTTTCATCTCTTATAAAATATCTTACATCCTCTTCATTTTTTTCATTTAGGTATACTTCCCGGTTTGCTCCAAAGTAGGAAACTGCGATCTCATTATTACTATCATAATCCATGCAACTGGAACAGTGATAAATCCCTTCAGAGGATACAATAAATATTTGATCTTCAAAGTGGATAACAAGGGAGCTGTCATCCAGTACAATATTTGCTCCACTTAAGAAGTTTGGCTCTCTATCATTCTTTCCATAATTCGAATAAAGTTCCTCAAGAATTAAAGTGTTTCCTTTCTTAAAATTAATTTGATCAAGTATTTTGGGAGCAACAAATTGCCGCTTTGATTGTTTCATACTATCGGGATAAAACACCTTCGATCGTATCATTTTGCCATTTTGGTAAATAATATTATTTTCCAATCTTCCAGTACTATCGTAAGTGCTATAATTACCGGTATTTTTATTGCCGATAGATCGAATTATTTTATTCTGATGAAAATATATCTCGTCCCCAAATAATGTGTCATTTTGATAAAAGCCTTCATACTTCAGATTGCCATTATTATAAAATTCTAAAAATAATCCGTGTTTCAATCCATTATTATAAAAACCTTGCGATTTCAATACATTTTTTTCATAATAATCGAATTTGATACCATGGTATTTACCATTCTTATAAAATTGTTCACTGTTTACAAATTCATCCGGACTATAACATCCTAAAAAACCATCCAATGTATCATTTTTATAGGTCCGGATAAAATTAACCGTACCATTTTTATTGTAGGAAAAAAACGATCCCTGTTTTAATCCACTTTGGTCAACATAACCCTTTGTAATAGAATCCGGTTTTATGGAGTAAACAGGAAATTTATCGGTATTTCCATATTGTCCATACGAAAATGACAACTCAAACAGTATCAATAAAAAAAATAATATTTTCATCTGTTAGTTATAGCGTTTCGAAAATGAGTTTGTAAATAAACCATACTTTTTCGAATAGTGTATAATATCTTCCCTTATTACCCTATATTTTTAGGTTACACTTTTCAGCCTTCACTCGCTTTATTAATATCAACTTCATTGTTCTGAATTTTCTTTCTCCCCGAATAATTCAAAACATAGATCCCCAACAAAATAAACAACATCCCGATCAAGTGATGGAAAAATAATTTCTCCCCATCTAAAAATCCTATTATGATAGCGACAACGGGAATAAGGTAGGTAACGAGTGATCCAAAAATAGCGTCTGTGCGTTGCACTAATGCATAATATCCAATAGATGCGATCACGGTTCCGAAAAAGGAGAGTGCGAGAATGCTGGATAAACTGATACGGAAAAATTCATCATCGGCGTGCGACATAAAACCGGTGCTGAATAAATAAATAATTGCAGGAATTCCAATAAATGAAAATCCTACTGCACCCAAAACCAATGGATGTGCAGTTTGCAAATAACGTTTTACCAGATTGGCACTTGTTGCATAACTTATGGTTGCAGCAAATATGGGTAAAGCGTATAATAAGTTACTTTGTCCGCTTGCAGAATGATCAAATACAACTAAAACAACAGCACCTACCAATGCTATAATTAAACCCAATAATTTATTTTTTTCGAATCTCATTCCGAAAAGCAAAACGCCAAGCACGAAAGTAAATACAGGTGTCAAAGAATTTAATACACCGGTAATTCCACTTTCAATATGTGTTTGTGAAAATGTAAAACAAAAGGCAGGTAGTCCGCTTCCGAAAAATCCTACCATACAATAATATTTTATTTCACTTCTTTTTATTTTTTTGTAGTGGATAAAAATAAAAGGCAGTGTTGCGATAAAGGAAAAAGAAATACGAATTGCTGCGACCTGATCCCAGGAAAATGTTTTAAGCCCATACTTCATAAATATGAAAGAAAATCCCCAGATCATGCTGAGAACGATGAGGAGGAGCCAGTTTTTGGAGGAATATTTTTGCATGGGCGATTTCGTTCGATGAGTAATGAGTTATGAGTAATGAGTTTATCACTGCTCGCATCATACTTTTATTTCTTCATGTTACATTTTACTTTCCTGTACGACTAAAAATTTCCATCCAACGATTAACCCACTCATTACTCATTACTCATAACTCATTTAGTGAATGGTGAGTAGTGAGTGGTGAGCTTACTCCTTCACACATCAAACATTGTTTTCTAATTTTTACATTTTACTTTCCTGAATGAGTTATGAGTAATGAGTGATGAGTTTAGCCCTGCTCGCATCATACTCTTATTTCTAATTGTTACATTTTACTTTACTGAAGGACTGAAATTATCAATCCAACGATGATCCCACTCATTACTCATTACTTATCGAATGAGTAATGAGTTATGAGTAATGAGTTTAGCCGTACTCGCATCATATTCTTATTTCTTCATGTGACATTCTACTTTCCTGAAGGAATAAAATTATCAATCCATAGAATAACCCCCTTCAAAGCCCTTACATCACCTTCCTTCCTTTTTTATTCCTTAGAACCTTCCCCTTCTCCCTTCGAATCTTCTCCCTTCGAATCTTCATTACCCATTAAGTTCTTTCCAAATAACATCCTTCAACTTATCCAAATTCTTTCCTGTGTGGGAGGAAATAAATATCGGTTCGAGTTTTTTGGGTAATTCTTTTTTTAGCATTTTTTCTAACTCGGCATCAATTAGGTCGCATTTTGTAATGGCGAGAATTATTTTTTTCGACAATAATTCTTTGTTGTATTTTTTTAATTCGCTGAGCAGAATTTTATAGGTTGTTTTAATATCCTTATCCTCACAACTAATGAGAAAAAGTAAAGCTGAATTTCTTTCAATATGTTTTAAAAATCGAATTCCCAAACCTTTTCCTTCACTTGCACCTTCAATTATTCCCGGAATATCGGCCATAATAAAAGATTTATGATCGCGATAGGAAACGATACCTAAATTCGGCACCAGGGTGGTGAATGCATAATCGGCAATTTCGGGTTTTGCAGCGGATAAAACAGATAAGAGAGTAGATTTTCCGGCATTTGGAAAACCCACCAAGCCAACATCTGCCAATACTTTTAATTCAAGAATTTTCCATGATTCGATTCCTGGCTCACCAGGTTGGGCATATCTGGGTGTTTGTTTTGTGGGGGATTTAAAATTATTGTTTCCCAAACCACCTCTTCCTCCGGGTATCCAAACGATTTCCTGTCCATCATCCACAATTTCAGCTTCAATGGCACCGGTTTCAAAATCTTTGGCGACGGTTCCGAGAGGCACTTCAAGAATAATATCTTCACCCTCCTTACCTGTGCGCAATTGCCCTACTCCGTAATCTCCGGCCTTTGCAATGATGTGTTTGCGGTATTTTAAATGTAAAAGGGTCCATAACTGAGCATTTCCCTTTAATATAATATGACCTCCCCTTCCTCCATCACCACCATCAGGTCCACCATTCATGGTGTTTTTATCCCGGTGAAAGTGCACAGATCCCGCACCACCATTGCCACTTTTGCAATGAATTTTTACGTAGTCAACAAAATTTTGTTTTTCCATTTTTGAGCAGGTTTCCCTGCTGTTTCCCTCTTATTTAGCTATCTGAATGTTTTGATGCCACGGTATTTACTGCGGCTTTCAAAGCGTTAAAAATTGTATCAATGCTACCGACTCCTTCAATCTCCATTAAAAGATCCTGATCTTTATAATATTCCGCTACGGGTTCAGTTTTGAGACGATATTCCTGAACGCGCTTGCGAATGGTATCCACGTCCATATCATCAGTTCTACCGCTTGTAAGCCCTCTGTTTAGAATGCGTTGAGTAAGTTCTTCCTCCTCCACAACCAGACTTAAAACACAGCTTACACTGGTTCCTTTGTCGAGTAACATGTTGTCCAACGCTACTGCCTGGGCTTTAGTTCTTGGAAAACCATCGAAAATAATTCCTTGTTTTTGTTTGCTTTTTGCCTCTTCCACAGCTCCTCCCAACATACCTATCACCACTCCATCCGGAACCAGTTTGCCCTCATCCATGAACTTTTTTGCCTCCATTCCCAGGGTTGTACCTTCGCGGATCTGATTGCGAAGCAGGTCGCCTGTGGAGATATGCAATAAGTTAAAATGTTCCTTTAACTTCTCTGCCTGAGTGCCTTTGCCACTACCCGGAGGGCCGAATAATATTATGTTTGTCATCGATCTGCTGATTATAAAAAATGCAAAGATAACAGGCTTACGCGGATTTGCCTTGATCCCGACCACTCAATTATACGTATATACACACTGAACCTTTATCAGGATTAATTCCTTTATATTATTAAACTTACCTTTGGCATATGACTTTACTGGAAAAGATTATGGAAACATTGCTGAAAAATAAACAATATCTCGCCTCCAAGTACGGAGTAAGCAGTATTGGTTTATTTGGTGAATCGGTAACCGAAGAATTCCATTCAGGCAGTGAAATTGATATCATAGTAGATTTCAAAAAACCAATCGGTCTCGAAATTGTAGATCTCGGCGACGAACTCGAAAAACTCCTAGGCCACAAAGTCGACCTCGTTTCTAAAAGTGGTTTGGAAAAAGATTATTACAAAGTTTTTCGAAAAGAGATATTGTATGTTGGAAAGTAGGGAAAGAATGAAGGAATGAAAAGAGGGAACTCTGATGACGCGGATTGGGCGGATTTAAAAAGATTTATTAATTTGGTAGTCTGGTAATTTGGTAATTGATCGACGCCCGGGTGTTCAATTCTTAATTTGGTAAACGTGTAATTTGATCTTTAATCGGAGCCGGCTGTTCAATTTGCTAATTGGCTAATCATTTTCAGATGTTCATATTGTCATAAAATATTTTGGTCGTCTGTTATTTCCGGCTGTTCCATTCTCAATTCTCAATTCTCAATTCTCAATTATTTCCGGCTGTTCCATTTTCAATTCTCAATTTTCAATTCTCAATTTTTCCTGGCTGTTCCATTTGCTAATTTGTGCCCATGCGAAGCAGGCACAGCTAATTTGCTAATTATTAATGAATGTTCGTGTTATCATAGATTAACTTGGTCGCCTGGTAATTTGATGTATAATCTAGGCCGGCTGTTCATCGGTACATTGGTACATCTTTTTTCATTGGTACATTATCATAATCCGATCATCATTCTTCTCCGCATTCCCTCTCCCATCTTCATTGCTCGTGCTAAAAACAATACTTCCATCAGGTGCAAGAATAATATTTCTTAAACGGCCATAAATTTGTGGGAATAATTGTTTTTCATCTTTATTAATTGGAGAAGTTATAGTTTGATTTTTATTTATATCAAATTGAACCAATCTTTCTCCTTTTAAGCAGGCAAAAATTATACTGCCAATTTCTTTGTTCTGTTCATTAAAATCATCCACATAAATAATTCCGCCGGGAGCCCAGGTATCTTCACCGCTGTGTGCAAAGGGGAGAATTGTTCCAGTTGCTATATCATCTCCTATCACTTTTGGCCAACCGTAATTATTTCCTTTAACAATTACATTTACTTCATCGTGACAACACCAGCCGTTTAATTCACCGCTTGGTCCGTGTTCGGTTGCAAACATGGTTCCATCGGATGTCCAGCATAAACCCTGCACATTGCGATGACCATAACTCCAGATATAATTTTTAAACGGATTATCGGCAGGAATATTTCCATCTCTATCCATTCGCAGAATTTTACCTGCATTACTTGTAAGATCCTGTGCTGAATTCGGATCTCGTGCATCACCCGTTCCAACATATAAAAATCCATCGGGACCAAAACGCAATATTCCACCGTCGTGAAAAAACTTTTTGGGAATAGAATCTAACAATATTTTATTTTCTGTTAATATTTCATTTTCAAATATTAAACGCACTATTCGGTTTCCTGATACCATGGTTTCATAAATAAAAATATAATGATTTTTTTCAAAATCGGGATCCACGGCCAAACCCAATAAACCGCCTTCTGCTTTTGCACTGATATCGCGGGTTAACAACAATTTAACTTCCTTTGTTTTAAGATCCGCTACCGAAATACGGCCCGGACGTTCGTTAAAGATCAACCTGCCGTCGGGCAAAAAGTCCATTCCCCATGGAACCTCCAGATCTTGCGCTACAACTTCCGGTTGTTTAGGCAAGGTAATCTTTTGCGCATTAGGATTAGGTTTATTTTGCGAACTGCAATTAAACAGCAGTGTTACAGAGATACAAAGCAGGTAAATAGTTAAATTTTTCATCATCATCCGAATTAAATATAGTAAACAGTTTGTTAAATTACATATATTTTATAACTTTATATAATAATTATGAAATTATTTAACATCATATTAGGATCAGCTCTGGTATTTTTTGTCGTAATGTTTCTGCGTTGCGAAAAAGTTACAGAAATTACTGAACTTTCGAAAAATACTGAAAGTTTACAAATTGTATTCTACAACGATTCCATTCCAAACAAAATAGTGGAGATCACCGATAAAAATGAAATAAAAAAATTCGGAAAATTTATTACGGTTAAAGACACCCCATTATATAAATGCAATTACGACGGCCAGATCATTTTTATTTTAAGTGACGATGTTACCACCGGCGATAAAAATACCATCACCATGGAATTTAATCTTCAACCCGATTGCACGCATGTAGCTTATATGTATGCGGAAGGATTGCGGACGAAAGAGTTGAGTGCGGAGGGGGTGGAGTATTTGAGGAAGGTGAGGGGTGAGTAGTGAGTGGTGAGGATGCTTCGAGTTGGGCTTTAAATCGCGATGCACCAAATGAGAAATGAGAAATGAGTAATGAGTAATGAGTTTGATCACAGATAGCCGATTAGTTTAATTTTCTGATTGAAACTTTTGAGAACGGGTTTTTAAACCAATGAATCACGCAGGACGCTTGCTCTGGAGAATAATTTATAATTAATTTATGAGAAAATATTATTTGTTCATAATTATTTTGTGTACATTTTTAAACGGAATGGCAAATTCCAATAAAATAGTAAAAAATGACACTTTAAATTTTGCAGCTAATGTAGATTCGATCGCATTTTATTTAACACTTTCGCCAGAGCGAACCTTAGAAATTAATGTTAAAAATAACTCAAAGGATGTTTTACTAATTGATACGGTTCATTTTTCGATAGGAGTAAGAAAAATTGGAGACTCCATAGTTTCATATTATGCTGACAATAACCCAGTATTAATAAATGCGCATATAGATTTAAATCTCATTTTACTAAAAAGTGGAGATTCCTTGAACTTTTCCTTAAAAATGATGAATGTTAGCAATATGGTAAATTCAAAAAATATCGACTTTACCTTATTTTATATTAGA
It contains:
- a CDS encoding toxin-antitoxin system YwqK family antitoxin, producing MKILFFLLILFELSFSYGQYGNTDKFPVYSIKPDSITKGYVDQSGLKQGSFFSYNKNGTVNFIRTYKNDTLDGFLGCYSPDEFVNSEQFYKNGKYHGIKFDYYEKNVLKSQGFYNNGLKHGLFLEFYNNGNLKYEGFYQNDTLFGDEIYFHQNKIIRSIGNKNTGNYSTYDSTGRLENNIIYQNGKMIRSKVFYPDSMKQSKRQFVAPKILDQINFKKGNTLILEELYSNYGKNDREPNFLSGANIVLDDSSLVIHFEDQIFIVSSEGIYHCSSCMDYDSNNEIAVSYFGANREVYLNEKNEEDVRYFIRDEKISISNFLITVSRQELQCDDTGNNPVNIEYKSKQLNINGLKNIQLFEFDIDKNGEPEIYIISYESCLGLYKILRVRSH
- a CDS encoding DMT family transporter, giving the protein MQKYSSKNWLLLIVLSMIWGFSFIFMKYGLKTFSWDQVAAIRISFSFIATLPFIFIHYKKIKRSEIKYYCMVGFFGSGLPAFCFTFSQTHIESGITGVLNSLTPVFTFVLGVLLFGMRFEKNKLLGLIIALVGAVVLVVFDHSASGQSNLLYALPIFAATISYATSANLVKRYLQTAHPLVLGAVGFSFIGIPAIIYLFSTGFMSHADDEFFRISLSSILALSFFGTVIASIGYYALVQRTDAIFGSLVTYLIPVVAIIIGFLDGEKLFFHHLIGMLFILLGIYVLNYSGRKKIQNNEVDINKASEG
- the obgE gene encoding GTPase ObgE, which translates into the protein MEKQNFVDYVKIHCKSGNGGAGSVHFHRDKNTMNGGPDGGDGGRGGHIILKGNAQLWTLLHLKYRKHIIAKAGDYGVGQLRTGKEGEDIILEVPLGTVAKDFETGAIEAEIVDDGQEIVWIPGGRGGLGNNNFKSPTKQTPRYAQPGEPGIESWKILELKVLADVGLVGFPNAGKSTLLSVLSAAKPEIADYAFTTLVPNLGIVSYRDHKSFIMADIPGIIEGASEGKGLGIRFLKHIERNSALLFLISCEDKDIKTTYKILLSELKKYNKELLSKKIILAITKCDLIDAELEKMLKKELPKKLEPIFISSHTGKNLDKLKDVIWKELNG
- a CDS encoding adenylate kinase is translated as MTNIILFGPPGSGKGTQAEKLKEHFNLLHISTGDLLRNQIREGTTLGMEAKKFMDEGKLVPDGVVIGMLGGAVEEAKSKQKQGIIFDGFPRTKAQAVALDNMLLDKGTSVSCVLSLVVEEEELTQRILNRGLTSGRTDDMDVDTIRKRVQEYRLKTEPVAEYYKDQDLLMEIEGVGSIDTIFNALKAAVNTVASKHSDS
- a CDS encoding nucleotidyltransferase domain-containing protein — protein: MTLLEKIMETLLKNKQYLASKYGVSSIGLFGESVTEEFHSGSEIDIIVDFKKPIGLEIVDLGDELEKLLGHKVDLVSKSGLEKDYYKVFRKEILYVGK
- a CDS encoding PQQ-dependent sugar dehydrogenase; this encodes MKNLTIYLLCISVTLLFNCSSQNKPNPNAQKITLPKQPEVVAQDLEVPWGMDFLPDGRLIFNERPGRISVADLKTKEVKLLLTRDISAKAEGGLLGLAVDPDFEKNHYIFIYETMVSGNRIVRLIFENEILTENKILLDSIPKKFFHDGGILRFGPDGFLYVGTGDARDPNSAQDLTSNAGKILRMDRDGNIPADNPFKNYIWSYGHRNVQGLCWTSDGTMFATEHGPSGELNGWCCHDEVNVIVKGNNYGWPKVIGDDIATGTILPFAHSGEDTWAPGGIIYVDDFNEQNKEIGSIIFACLKGERLVQFDINKNQTITSPINKDEKQLFPQIYGRLRNIILAPDGSIVFSTSNEDGRGNAEKNDDRIMIMYQ